The following are encoded together in the Lactuca sativa cultivar Salinas chromosome 1, Lsat_Salinas_v11, whole genome shotgun sequence genome:
- the LOC111884250 gene encoding cysteine-rich receptor-like protein kinase 10 isoform X5, whose translation MIHKSKLLTNEMPYIQVHTLFRTKKNSNGFYELDSRCGKLGNFTQNSAYEKNLNDALLALAEAPTRNSFFSRSSNSSQDNESSTAYAIAICPGDIQNDTCLGCVRGAPNRLKLECPNQKKATAWYYRTCILSYSNNSFDIGDGDDDDVQSFPARYIPNWDFVVQTLMNLLKQLLDTAATDGYNQIFYFASATLPSSRGDFEVTMQCIPTISYNKCEECLVNATEYLLASYNGSTDGLVYYRYSCLIRYIIDLVNTVDQSPPMPPTNLPSVPPPGKNRSKVIIPVVAVGAVTLAISTFFICLKFRRICSEKGEEEELFEGSDDDTGEIIYFRLNAIQAATRNFSDANKLGEGGFGSVYWGILTDGKKIAVKRLSQNSSQGMKEFKTEVKLIITLQHKNLVKLLGCCMKGKERLLVYEYMSNSSLDKYLFEDPKKAKELDWAKRVNIVNGIAKGLRYLHEDSRLKIIHRDLKASNVLLDDDMNPKISDFGTARIFGSNQIEANTNRVVGTYGYMAPEYAMEGLFSIKSDVYSFGVLLLEIISGKRNSRLFYEEHDQNLLYYAWMLWEEGKGEQLIDENMDDDCPVDEGLKWMRIALLCVEEDPNDRPTMSSVVFMLEANETQTGKSSESRGVDDRDV comes from the exons ATGATTCACAAGTCAAAGTTGTTGACAAATGAGATGCCTTATATACAGGTGCACACATTATTTCGCACAAAGAAAAACAGTAATGGCTTCTATGAATTGG ATTCTCGATGCGGAAAACTAGGAAACTTTACCCAGAACAGCGCATATGAAAAAAACCTGAATGATGCGTTATTGGCACTTGCAGAAGCACCCACCAGAAACAGTttcttttcaagatcttcaaactctTCACAAGACAATGAATCAAGCACAGCTTATGCAATCGCAATATGCCCCGGAGACATTCAAAATGATACCTGTCTTGGGTGTGTGAGGGGTGCACCCAATCGGCTAAAACTGGAATGTCCTAACCAAAAGAAAGCGACAGCTTGGTATTATCGAACTTGTATTCTCAGCTACTCTAATAACAGTTTTGACATTGGTGATGGCGATGATGATGACGTTCAATCCTTTCCAGCAAGGTATATCCCGAATTGGGATTTTGTTGTTCAGACGCTAATGAATTTGTTGAAGCAGTTACTCGATACAGCAGCTACTGATGGTTACAATCAAATATTTTACTTTGCAAGTGCGACTTTACCAAGTTCTCGGGGAGATTTTGAAGTGACTATGCAATGTATTCCGACTATATCTTACAATAAATGTGAAGAGTGTTTGGTTAACGCTACTGAGTATCTACTAGCATCGTATAATGGAAGTACTGATGGATTAGTTTACTATCGTTACTCATGTTTGATAAGATATATAATAGATCTTGTTAATACTGTGGATCAATCACCACCAATGCCACCAACAAATTTGCCATCAGTTCCACCTCCAG GGAAAAATAGATCAAAGGTCATCATTCCAGTAGTAGCAGTGGGAGCTGTTACATTGGCTATCTCGACGTTCTTTATTTGCTTAAAGTTTCGGAGGATCTGCAGTGAAAAAG GGGAAGAGGAAGAGCTGTTTGAAGGATCAGATGATGACACTGGGGAAATTATTTACTTTAGACTAAACGCAATTCAAGCGGCTACTCGTAATTTCTCGGATGCAAATAAGCTTGGAGAAGGTGGTTTTGGTTCTGTTTATTGG GGAATCCTCACTGATGGTAAAAAAATAGCAGTGAAAAGACTTTCCCAAAACTCAAGTCAAGGAATGAAAGAATTCAAAACAGaagtaaaactaataataacgCTACAACACAAAAATTTGGTGAAGCTTTTGGGTTGTTGTATGAAAGGGAAGGAAAGGCTTCTTGTTTATGAGTACATGTCTAACAGTAGCCTTGATAAGTATCTTTTTG AAGATCCTAAAAAAGCAAAAGAACTGGATTGGGCTAAGCGTGTCAACATAGTGAATGGAATAGCAAAGGGTCTTCGTTATCTTCATGAGGACTCTCGCCTCAAGATCATACATAGAGACCTCAAAGCTAGCAATGTTTTATTAGATGACGATATGAACCCAAAAATATCAGATTTTGGCACTGCGAGAATTTTTGGATCTAATCAAATCGAAGCTAATACTAACCGAGTTGTTGGAACCTA TGGATACATGGCACCTGAGTATGCAATGGAGGGGTTGTTCTCAATTAAATCTGATGTGTATAGTTTTGGTGTTCTTCTGCTTGAAATTATTTCGGGGAAAAGGAACAGCAGGTTGTTCTACGAAGAGCATGATCAAAACCTTCTCTACTAT GCATGGATGTTATGGGAAGAAGGAAAAGGAGAGCAACTGATAGATGAAAATATGGATGATGATTGTCCTGTCGATGAGGGTCTCAAATGGATGCGTATTGCTCTACTATGCGTTGAAGAAGATCCAAATGATCGTCCCACTATGTCTTCGGTCGTTTTTATGCTTGAAG CTAATGAAACTCAGACTGGGAAATCTTCAGAAAGTAGAGGCGTCGATGATCGGGATGTGTAA
- the LOC111884250 gene encoding cysteine-rich receptor-like protein kinase 10 isoform X3: MASMNWVLVITEFFIVSHLASLTITHADSRCGKLGNFTQNSAYEKNLNDALLALAEAPTRNSFFSRSSNSSQDNESSTAYAIAICPGDIQNDTCLGCVRGAPNRLKLECPNQKKATAWYYRTCILSYSNNSFDIGDGDDDDVQSFPARYIPNWDFVVQTLMNLLKQLLDTAATDGYNQIFYFASATLPSSRGDFEVTMQCIPTISYNKCEECLVNATEYLLASYNGSTDGLVYYRYSCLIRYIIDLVNTVDQSPPMPPTNLPSVPPPGKNRSKVIIPVVAVGAVTLAISTFFICLKFRRICSEKGEEEELFEGSDDDTGEIIYFRLNAIQAATRNFSDANKLGEGGFGSVYWGILTDGKKIAVKRLSQNSSQGMKEFKTEVKLIITLQHKNLVKLLGCCMKGKERLLVYEYMSNSSLDKYLFEDPKKAKELDWAKRVNIVNGIAKGLRYLHEDSRLKIIHRDLKASNVLLDDDMNPKISDFGTARIFGSNQIEANTNRVVGTYGYMAPEYAMEGLFSIKSDVYSFGVLLLEIISGKRNSRLFYEEHDQNLLYYAWMLWEEGKGEQLIDENMDDDCPVDEGLKWMRIALLCVEEDPNDRPTMSSVVFMLEGEWKSLSDPKPPMSFGQFITFDNFSSTWNDNEFGFYSANETQTGKSSESRGVDDRDV; encoded by the exons ATGGCTTCTATGAATTGGGTATTAGTTATAACTGAGTTTTTTATTGTTTCACATCTTGCTAGTCTCACCATTACCCATGCAGATTCTCGATGCGGAAAACTAGGAAACTTTACCCAGAACAGCGCATATGAAAAAAACCTGAATGATGCGTTATTGGCACTTGCAGAAGCACCCACCAGAAACAGTttcttttcaagatcttcaaactctTCACAAGACAATGAATCAAGCACAGCTTATGCAATCGCAATATGCCCCGGAGACATTCAAAATGATACCTGTCTTGGGTGTGTGAGGGGTGCACCCAATCGGCTAAAACTGGAATGTCCTAACCAAAAGAAAGCGACAGCTTGGTATTATCGAACTTGTATTCTCAGCTACTCTAATAACAGTTTTGACATTGGTGATGGCGATGATGATGACGTTCAATCCTTTCCAGCAAGGTATATCCCGAATTGGGATTTTGTTGTTCAGACGCTAATGAATTTGTTGAAGCAGTTACTCGATACAGCAGCTACTGATGGTTACAATCAAATATTTTACTTTGCAAGTGCGACTTTACCAAGTTCTCGGGGAGATTTTGAAGTGACTATGCAATGTATTCCGACTATATCTTACAATAAATGTGAAGAGTGTTTGGTTAACGCTACTGAGTATCTACTAGCATCGTATAATGGAAGTACTGATGGATTAGTTTACTATCGTTACTCATGTTTGATAAGATATATAATAGATCTTGTTAATACTGTGGATCAATCACCACCAATGCCACCAACAAATTTGCCATCAGTTCCACCTCCAG GGAAAAATAGATCAAAGGTCATCATTCCAGTAGTAGCAGTGGGAGCTGTTACATTGGCTATCTCGACGTTCTTTATTTGCTTAAAGTTTCGGAGGATCTGCAGTGAAAAAG GGGAAGAGGAAGAGCTGTTTGAAGGATCAGATGATGACACTGGGGAAATTATTTACTTTAGACTAAACGCAATTCAAGCGGCTACTCGTAATTTCTCGGATGCAAATAAGCTTGGAGAAGGTGGTTTTGGTTCTGTTTATTGG GGAATCCTCACTGATGGTAAAAAAATAGCAGTGAAAAGACTTTCCCAAAACTCAAGTCAAGGAATGAAAGAATTCAAAACAGaagtaaaactaataataacgCTACAACACAAAAATTTGGTGAAGCTTTTGGGTTGTTGTATGAAAGGGAAGGAAAGGCTTCTTGTTTATGAGTACATGTCTAACAGTAGCCTTGATAAGTATCTTTTTG AAGATCCTAAAAAAGCAAAAGAACTGGATTGGGCTAAGCGTGTCAACATAGTGAATGGAATAGCAAAGGGTCTTCGTTATCTTCATGAGGACTCTCGCCTCAAGATCATACATAGAGACCTCAAAGCTAGCAATGTTTTATTAGATGACGATATGAACCCAAAAATATCAGATTTTGGCACTGCGAGAATTTTTGGATCTAATCAAATCGAAGCTAATACTAACCGAGTTGTTGGAACCTA TGGATACATGGCACCTGAGTATGCAATGGAGGGGTTGTTCTCAATTAAATCTGATGTGTATAGTTTTGGTGTTCTTCTGCTTGAAATTATTTCGGGGAAAAGGAACAGCAGGTTGTTCTACGAAGAGCATGATCAAAACCTTCTCTACTAT GCATGGATGTTATGGGAAGAAGGAAAAGGAGAGCAACTGATAGATGAAAATATGGATGATGATTGTCCTGTCGATGAGGGTCTCAAATGGATGCGTATTGCTCTACTATGCGTTGAAGAAGATCCAAATGATCGTCCCACTATGTCTTCGGTCGTTTTTATGCTTGAAGGTGAATGGAAATCCCTTTCTGATCCTAAACCACCCATGTCTTTCGGCCAATTTATCACCTTTGATAACTTTTCGTCAACTTGGAATGACAATGAATTTGGGTTTTATTCAGCTAATGAAACTCAGACTGGGAAATCTTCAGAAAGTAGAGGCGTCGATGATCGGGATGTGTAA
- the LOC111884250 gene encoding cysteine-rich receptor-like protein kinase 10 isoform X2, translated as MIHKSKLLTNEMPYIQVHTLFRTKKNSNGFYELDSRCGKLGNFTQNSAYEKNLNDALLALAEAPTRNSFFSRSSNSSQDNESSTAYAIAICPGDIQNDTCLGCVRGAPNRLKLECPNQKKATAWYYRTCILSYSNNSFDIGDGDDDDVQSFPARYIPNWDFVVQTLMNLLKQLLDTAATDGYNQIFYFASATLPSSRGDFEVTMQCIPTISYNKCEECLVNATEYLLASYNGSTDGLVYYRYSCLIRYIIDLVNTVDQSPPMPPTNLPSVPPPGKNRSKVIIPVVAVGAVTLAISTFFICLKFRRICSEKGEEEELFEGSDDDTGEIIYFRLNAIQAATRNFSDANKLGEGGFGSVYWGILTDGKKIAVKRLSQNSSQGMKEFKTEVKLIITLQHKNLVKLLGCCMKGKERLLVYEYMSNSSLDKYLFDPKKAKELDWAKRVNIVNGIAKGLRYLHEDSRLKIIHRDLKASNVLLDDDMNPKISDFGTARIFGSNQIEANTNRVVGTYGYMAPEYAMEGLFSIKSDVYSFGVLLLEIISGKRNSRLFYEEHDQNLLYYAWMLWEEGKGEQLIDENMDDDCPVDEGLKWMRIALLCVEEDPNDRPTMSSVVFMLEGEWKSLSDPKPPMSFGQFITFDNFSSTWNDNEFGFYSANETQTGKSSESRGVDDRDV; from the exons ATGATTCACAAGTCAAAGTTGTTGACAAATGAGATGCCTTATATACAGGTGCACACATTATTTCGCACAAAGAAAAACAGTAATGGCTTCTATGAATTGG ATTCTCGATGCGGAAAACTAGGAAACTTTACCCAGAACAGCGCATATGAAAAAAACCTGAATGATGCGTTATTGGCACTTGCAGAAGCACCCACCAGAAACAGTttcttttcaagatcttcaaactctTCACAAGACAATGAATCAAGCACAGCTTATGCAATCGCAATATGCCCCGGAGACATTCAAAATGATACCTGTCTTGGGTGTGTGAGGGGTGCACCCAATCGGCTAAAACTGGAATGTCCTAACCAAAAGAAAGCGACAGCTTGGTATTATCGAACTTGTATTCTCAGCTACTCTAATAACAGTTTTGACATTGGTGATGGCGATGATGATGACGTTCAATCCTTTCCAGCAAGGTATATCCCGAATTGGGATTTTGTTGTTCAGACGCTAATGAATTTGTTGAAGCAGTTACTCGATACAGCAGCTACTGATGGTTACAATCAAATATTTTACTTTGCAAGTGCGACTTTACCAAGTTCTCGGGGAGATTTTGAAGTGACTATGCAATGTATTCCGACTATATCTTACAATAAATGTGAAGAGTGTTTGGTTAACGCTACTGAGTATCTACTAGCATCGTATAATGGAAGTACTGATGGATTAGTTTACTATCGTTACTCATGTTTGATAAGATATATAATAGATCTTGTTAATACTGTGGATCAATCACCACCAATGCCACCAACAAATTTGCCATCAGTTCCACCTCCAG GGAAAAATAGATCAAAGGTCATCATTCCAGTAGTAGCAGTGGGAGCTGTTACATTGGCTATCTCGACGTTCTTTATTTGCTTAAAGTTTCGGAGGATCTGCAGTGAAAAAG GGGAAGAGGAAGAGCTGTTTGAAGGATCAGATGATGACACTGGGGAAATTATTTACTTTAGACTAAACGCAATTCAAGCGGCTACTCGTAATTTCTCGGATGCAAATAAGCTTGGAGAAGGTGGTTTTGGTTCTGTTTATTGG GGAATCCTCACTGATGGTAAAAAAATAGCAGTGAAAAGACTTTCCCAAAACTCAAGTCAAGGAATGAAAGAATTCAAAACAGaagtaaaactaataataacgCTACAACACAAAAATTTGGTGAAGCTTTTGGGTTGTTGTATGAAAGGGAAGGAAAGGCTTCTTGTTTATGAGTACATGTCTAACAGTAGCCTTGATAAGTATCTTTTTG ATCCTAAAAAAGCAAAAGAACTGGATTGGGCTAAGCGTGTCAACATAGTGAATGGAATAGCAAAGGGTCTTCGTTATCTTCATGAGGACTCTCGCCTCAAGATCATACATAGAGACCTCAAAGCTAGCAATGTTTTATTAGATGACGATATGAACCCAAAAATATCAGATTTTGGCACTGCGAGAATTTTTGGATCTAATCAAATCGAAGCTAATACTAACCGAGTTGTTGGAACCTA TGGATACATGGCACCTGAGTATGCAATGGAGGGGTTGTTCTCAATTAAATCTGATGTGTATAGTTTTGGTGTTCTTCTGCTTGAAATTATTTCGGGGAAAAGGAACAGCAGGTTGTTCTACGAAGAGCATGATCAAAACCTTCTCTACTAT GCATGGATGTTATGGGAAGAAGGAAAAGGAGAGCAACTGATAGATGAAAATATGGATGATGATTGTCCTGTCGATGAGGGTCTCAAATGGATGCGTATTGCTCTACTATGCGTTGAAGAAGATCCAAATGATCGTCCCACTATGTCTTCGGTCGTTTTTATGCTTGAAGGTGAATGGAAATCCCTTTCTGATCCTAAACCACCCATGTCTTTCGGCCAATTTATCACCTTTGATAACTTTTCGTCAACTTGGAATGACAATGAATTTGGGTTTTATTCAGCTAATGAAACTCAGACTGGGAAATCTTCAGAAAGTAGAGGCGTCGATGATCGGGATGTGTAA
- the LOC111884250 gene encoding cysteine-rich receptor-like protein kinase 10 isoform X4 has translation MIHKSKLLTNEMPYIQVHTLFRTKKNSNGFYELDSRCGKLGNFTQNSAYEKNLNDALLALAEAPTRNSFFSRSSNSSQDNESSTAYAIAICPGDIQNDTCLGCVRGAPNRLKLECPNQKKATAWYYRTCILSYSNNSFDIGDGDDDDVQSFPASATLPSSRGDFEVTMQCIPTISYNKCEECLVNATEYLLASYNGSTDGLVYYRYSCLIRYIIDLVNTVDQSPPMPPTNLPSVPPPGKNRSKVIIPVVAVGAVTLAISTFFICLKFRRICSEKGEEEELFEGSDDDTGEIIYFRLNAIQAATRNFSDANKLGEGGFGSVYWGILTDGKKIAVKRLSQNSSQGMKEFKTEVKLIITLQHKNLVKLLGCCMKGKERLLVYEYMSNSSLDKYLFEDPKKAKELDWAKRVNIVNGIAKGLRYLHEDSRLKIIHRDLKASNVLLDDDMNPKISDFGTARIFGSNQIEANTNRVVGTYGYMAPEYAMEGLFSIKSDVYSFGVLLLEIISGKRNSRLFYEEHDQNLLYYAWMLWEEGKGEQLIDENMDDDCPVDEGLKWMRIALLCVEEDPNDRPTMSSVVFMLEGEWKSLSDPKPPMSFGQFITFDNFSSTWNDNEFGFYSANETQTGKSSESRGVDDRDV, from the exons ATGATTCACAAGTCAAAGTTGTTGACAAATGAGATGCCTTATATACAGGTGCACACATTATTTCGCACAAAGAAAAACAGTAATGGCTTCTATGAATTGG ATTCTCGATGCGGAAAACTAGGAAACTTTACCCAGAACAGCGCATATGAAAAAAACCTGAATGATGCGTTATTGGCACTTGCAGAAGCACCCACCAGAAACAGTttcttttcaagatcttcaaactctTCACAAGACAATGAATCAAGCACAGCTTATGCAATCGCAATATGCCCCGGAGACATTCAAAATGATACCTGTCTTGGGTGTGTGAGGGGTGCACCCAATCGGCTAAAACTGGAATGTCCTAACCAAAAGAAAGCGACAGCTTGGTATTATCGAACTTGTATTCTCAGCTACTCTAATAACAGTTTTGACATTGGTGATGGCGATGATGATGACGTTCAATCCTTTCCAGCAAG TGCGACTTTACCAAGTTCTCGGGGAGATTTTGAAGTGACTATGCAATGTATTCCGACTATATCTTACAATAAATGTGAAGAGTGTTTGGTTAACGCTACTGAGTATCTACTAGCATCGTATAATGGAAGTACTGATGGATTAGTTTACTATCGTTACTCATGTTTGATAAGATATATAATAGATCTTGTTAATACTGTGGATCAATCACCACCAATGCCACCAACAAATTTGCCATCAGTTCCACCTCCAG GGAAAAATAGATCAAAGGTCATCATTCCAGTAGTAGCAGTGGGAGCTGTTACATTGGCTATCTCGACGTTCTTTATTTGCTTAAAGTTTCGGAGGATCTGCAGTGAAAAAG GGGAAGAGGAAGAGCTGTTTGAAGGATCAGATGATGACACTGGGGAAATTATTTACTTTAGACTAAACGCAATTCAAGCGGCTACTCGTAATTTCTCGGATGCAAATAAGCTTGGAGAAGGTGGTTTTGGTTCTGTTTATTGG GGAATCCTCACTGATGGTAAAAAAATAGCAGTGAAAAGACTTTCCCAAAACTCAAGTCAAGGAATGAAAGAATTCAAAACAGaagtaaaactaataataacgCTACAACACAAAAATTTGGTGAAGCTTTTGGGTTGTTGTATGAAAGGGAAGGAAAGGCTTCTTGTTTATGAGTACATGTCTAACAGTAGCCTTGATAAGTATCTTTTTG AAGATCCTAAAAAAGCAAAAGAACTGGATTGGGCTAAGCGTGTCAACATAGTGAATGGAATAGCAAAGGGTCTTCGTTATCTTCATGAGGACTCTCGCCTCAAGATCATACATAGAGACCTCAAAGCTAGCAATGTTTTATTAGATGACGATATGAACCCAAAAATATCAGATTTTGGCACTGCGAGAATTTTTGGATCTAATCAAATCGAAGCTAATACTAACCGAGTTGTTGGAACCTA TGGATACATGGCACCTGAGTATGCAATGGAGGGGTTGTTCTCAATTAAATCTGATGTGTATAGTTTTGGTGTTCTTCTGCTTGAAATTATTTCGGGGAAAAGGAACAGCAGGTTGTTCTACGAAGAGCATGATCAAAACCTTCTCTACTAT GCATGGATGTTATGGGAAGAAGGAAAAGGAGAGCAACTGATAGATGAAAATATGGATGATGATTGTCCTGTCGATGAGGGTCTCAAATGGATGCGTATTGCTCTACTATGCGTTGAAGAAGATCCAAATGATCGTCCCACTATGTCTTCGGTCGTTTTTATGCTTGAAGGTGAATGGAAATCCCTTTCTGATCCTAAACCACCCATGTCTTTCGGCCAATTTATCACCTTTGATAACTTTTCGTCAACTTGGAATGACAATGAATTTGGGTTTTATTCAGCTAATGAAACTCAGACTGGGAAATCTTCAGAAAGTAGAGGCGTCGATGATCGGGATGTGTAA
- the LOC111884250 gene encoding cysteine-rich receptor-like protein kinase 10 isoform X1, whose translation MIHKSKLLTNEMPYIQVHTLFRTKKNSNGFYELDSRCGKLGNFTQNSAYEKNLNDALLALAEAPTRNSFFSRSSNSSQDNESSTAYAIAICPGDIQNDTCLGCVRGAPNRLKLECPNQKKATAWYYRTCILSYSNNSFDIGDGDDDDVQSFPARYIPNWDFVVQTLMNLLKQLLDTAATDGYNQIFYFASATLPSSRGDFEVTMQCIPTISYNKCEECLVNATEYLLASYNGSTDGLVYYRYSCLIRYIIDLVNTVDQSPPMPPTNLPSVPPPGKNRSKVIIPVVAVGAVTLAISTFFICLKFRRICSEKGEEEELFEGSDDDTGEIIYFRLNAIQAATRNFSDANKLGEGGFGSVYWGILTDGKKIAVKRLSQNSSQGMKEFKTEVKLIITLQHKNLVKLLGCCMKGKERLLVYEYMSNSSLDKYLFEDPKKAKELDWAKRVNIVNGIAKGLRYLHEDSRLKIIHRDLKASNVLLDDDMNPKISDFGTARIFGSNQIEANTNRVVGTYGYMAPEYAMEGLFSIKSDVYSFGVLLLEIISGKRNSRLFYEEHDQNLLYYAWMLWEEGKGEQLIDENMDDDCPVDEGLKWMRIALLCVEEDPNDRPTMSSVVFMLEGEWKSLSDPKPPMSFGQFITFDNFSSTWNDNEFGFYSANETQTGKSSESRGVDDRDV comes from the exons ATGATTCACAAGTCAAAGTTGTTGACAAATGAGATGCCTTATATACAGGTGCACACATTATTTCGCACAAAGAAAAACAGTAATGGCTTCTATGAATTGG ATTCTCGATGCGGAAAACTAGGAAACTTTACCCAGAACAGCGCATATGAAAAAAACCTGAATGATGCGTTATTGGCACTTGCAGAAGCACCCACCAGAAACAGTttcttttcaagatcttcaaactctTCACAAGACAATGAATCAAGCACAGCTTATGCAATCGCAATATGCCCCGGAGACATTCAAAATGATACCTGTCTTGGGTGTGTGAGGGGTGCACCCAATCGGCTAAAACTGGAATGTCCTAACCAAAAGAAAGCGACAGCTTGGTATTATCGAACTTGTATTCTCAGCTACTCTAATAACAGTTTTGACATTGGTGATGGCGATGATGATGACGTTCAATCCTTTCCAGCAAGGTATATCCCGAATTGGGATTTTGTTGTTCAGACGCTAATGAATTTGTTGAAGCAGTTACTCGATACAGCAGCTACTGATGGTTACAATCAAATATTTTACTTTGCAAGTGCGACTTTACCAAGTTCTCGGGGAGATTTTGAAGTGACTATGCAATGTATTCCGACTATATCTTACAATAAATGTGAAGAGTGTTTGGTTAACGCTACTGAGTATCTACTAGCATCGTATAATGGAAGTACTGATGGATTAGTTTACTATCGTTACTCATGTTTGATAAGATATATAATAGATCTTGTTAATACTGTGGATCAATCACCACCAATGCCACCAACAAATTTGCCATCAGTTCCACCTCCAG GGAAAAATAGATCAAAGGTCATCATTCCAGTAGTAGCAGTGGGAGCTGTTACATTGGCTATCTCGACGTTCTTTATTTGCTTAAAGTTTCGGAGGATCTGCAGTGAAAAAG GGGAAGAGGAAGAGCTGTTTGAAGGATCAGATGATGACACTGGGGAAATTATTTACTTTAGACTAAACGCAATTCAAGCGGCTACTCGTAATTTCTCGGATGCAAATAAGCTTGGAGAAGGTGGTTTTGGTTCTGTTTATTGG GGAATCCTCACTGATGGTAAAAAAATAGCAGTGAAAAGACTTTCCCAAAACTCAAGTCAAGGAATGAAAGAATTCAAAACAGaagtaaaactaataataacgCTACAACACAAAAATTTGGTGAAGCTTTTGGGTTGTTGTATGAAAGGGAAGGAAAGGCTTCTTGTTTATGAGTACATGTCTAACAGTAGCCTTGATAAGTATCTTTTTG AAGATCCTAAAAAAGCAAAAGAACTGGATTGGGCTAAGCGTGTCAACATAGTGAATGGAATAGCAAAGGGTCTTCGTTATCTTCATGAGGACTCTCGCCTCAAGATCATACATAGAGACCTCAAAGCTAGCAATGTTTTATTAGATGACGATATGAACCCAAAAATATCAGATTTTGGCACTGCGAGAATTTTTGGATCTAATCAAATCGAAGCTAATACTAACCGAGTTGTTGGAACCTA TGGATACATGGCACCTGAGTATGCAATGGAGGGGTTGTTCTCAATTAAATCTGATGTGTATAGTTTTGGTGTTCTTCTGCTTGAAATTATTTCGGGGAAAAGGAACAGCAGGTTGTTCTACGAAGAGCATGATCAAAACCTTCTCTACTAT GCATGGATGTTATGGGAAGAAGGAAAAGGAGAGCAACTGATAGATGAAAATATGGATGATGATTGTCCTGTCGATGAGGGTCTCAAATGGATGCGTATTGCTCTACTATGCGTTGAAGAAGATCCAAATGATCGTCCCACTATGTCTTCGGTCGTTTTTATGCTTGAAGGTGAATGGAAATCCCTTTCTGATCCTAAACCACCCATGTCTTTCGGCCAATTTATCACCTTTGATAACTTTTCGTCAACTTGGAATGACAATGAATTTGGGTTTTATTCAGCTAATGAAACTCAGACTGGGAAATCTTCAGAAAGTAGAGGCGTCGATGATCGGGATGTGTAA